The DNA window CTCTTTAATATTATTGAAGATTAAAGAGTTTGTGATACTCTGTGTTTTGCCAGGGCCATAAAATTCCGGAGCACGACAAATAACGGCTTCTATTTCGCCGGCTTTTATTGCCTCTAGCAACAGGTCTGCCATTGCTTGTCTTACTCGGCCCTTTCTTCCAACGGGAGCAAAAGGAGTTTGTTCCGTAAGAATCCGGGCATCCTGTGGATACATGTAGGTATTATCAAAAAATACCAACTTTGTTCCATTGACTTTACAGGCTTCGATTACGTTGCGGGTGATCAACAGAAACTGTTTTTCCCACAAATCTGAATTCATTGGAAGCCCTAAAGTGAAGTAGGCTATTTCACTGCCTTTTACTGCTTCAATTGCATTTTCTTTGATGGACAGATCTGCTGAAAAAGTACTATCGGTATCATTTACTTTTCTGGCTTTCCTGCTTACAATCCTGATGTGCGAAGTAAAACTCCTTTTTAGTTCTCTCGCTAATTCTTCGCCAATTTGTCCATTGGCCCCTAGTATTGTTTGCATACTGTTTTTATTACTTCATTTTTATTGTTGATAATAAATAACAAGCGGAAAGATATTTAGTTTGAACAGGAATATACAGGGATACTATTTAAACCGGTTTTTATTACGATTATGTGATGGCCGATAATTTGGCAGATCGTACTTACATTACAGCTGTAGCGTATTCAGGTAAGCATCCCAAAGGAGATCTAATTCCGGAGTGGTGTTTTTAGGCAATATGATGGAACATATATAATCACTGACAAGGCATGAAATGGCTTTGTATTGAGGAAAATGGCGAAATGTGCTCGTATATACGTTGCCGTGTTTTTCTAATGTCTGAATTTCCAATAATTGAAAGTTCATCATTAACCCGGTCTTTAATATTTTAGATAACCCTTCCTTTATTGTCCATATAGTAGTACAGCCAACTGGTAAAGATAAATGACAGGCTGTGATGAGTGCTATTTCACTGGCTCCGAGCTGGCTTTTTATCGTATCAATTTTATCCGGGTTTACTTTTTCGAGATCAATTCCAAGTGGATGTTCTTCCGGAAATGCCAGTGCAATTCCTATATCGTCAGCATGACTGATACTTACCTGAATGTTTTGGTGCCTGGTGGTTTTTACAACGGGGAACTGAAAAATTCCGGTGCTGATTAAAACGGATGGCATGTTGTTTTCTTCAGTTAATTCACATACTGCTTTTTTAGAAGCAATTCTTCCCAGCAGATAACTCATTTTCCTTTTGTCAAATTTTAGCGTATTATAATATGCTTTTTCTTCGGGGTGAAGTAATGGGATTTTTTTTATGAGATCAGGTAAGTCGGATTTAATTATACAGAATCCGGTATTGAAATTATTGTTTTCTCGTTTTAATATAATTCTGCCGTTATTCATTTTTTATGTAGATACGTAGGTGTTGTTAGAAAATAAGGTCCATGTTTTAGTGCAGTTTTTTCGCAGTGACTTCAGCGTTGGCAATAAATTTAGTTTGGATTGCAGTCTGTTTTTGTGGATAATTTAATAATTAAAAAATATACCGTTATAAAATTAGTAAATATGTGCCATTGAATATTTTCATTTTTAAATGTTTGGAAAGCCAACATTTAAAAATGTTAGTATTAACAATTTTTTGTTTTGAAAATATTCTTTTATTTAAATTCTAATTATTAACTTGCACAGCATTATAATTTATCGTGAGCTTCAACCTGTAAGAAGAAGTGATTTATAAATAGTAATCCGTTATCCATGTTGTCACTATTTGATTAATCCTGTAATTTCAAAATAACCGTTAGAAAAAATAGTCTATTAATTTACCCTGAATAGATTGTTATTCTTTAAACCCTATTATTTCAATGTATATATCCAATGCATTTTATTACTATACTAGTCAAGGGTATAGTATGTCTTGTTGAAACCAAAGCGTGTAATTGTTACCCGAAAGTCTCCCTCGGCATGAGCTGGCTGACAGCGGAAAACGCGATCTTATGCAATATCGGCAAACAGCTGGTGTTGACGACCTTGTATTGCAAAATGCAGGTTCGGTAAATGTGAAATAACTAAAACTATACTATTTTGGTAGTGCCTGTAAATGCATGGTGCCATGGCTGTATTGCCATGCCTATGGTTCATTATATTAAATTGGTATGGACTCCTAACTTATTATTAGATAGTGTGTTTTCGAGAGATGGGTTGTTGGAAAGTGCGAGAGTGAATGCCGCCTATCGGGAAGCGTCTAGTCGTTTTTTATCATCTGTTGGATGGCTTAAAAAGCAGGATAATGGAGACTGTCAATTGAATGTTTCACCTCATGTGAAACAAATGATAGCCAGTTCTATGGCTATTATGGAGGCTGATTCCATCAGTCCTGAGGCAGATGAAAAACAGGTTGATCTGTTTGTCCGGATGCTGGAAAAAGTTTCGTCCACTCTTGATATAACTGTGTTTTCTTTTGATGCAATGTTAGATGGTATCCTTATTGTGCCTGTGCTCTTGCGTTTAAACAAGCACCTGCAATCCAATGGGAAATATTTTGACAGTGGTTTATTTCATCAACGTATACAAGCGCCGCTGATAAATATTTTTTTGCAGCGGGAATGGATAATTAAAGAAGGTAATACATTTATTTTTACAGATACAGGTGCAGCACTGGTTGCTAAATCGATATATGTTGAAACACTCGTTTTTCCGAATTTTTTGCTCACAGCGGCTTATCAACTACAGGAAGAAGCAGAGGATAAAATTGTACAGTTATTTGATCATCAGCATA is part of the Chitinophaga flava genome and encodes:
- a CDS encoding NAD-dependent epimerase/dehydratase family protein is translated as MQTILGANGQIGEELARELKRSFTSHIRIVSRKARKVNDTDSTFSADLSIKENAIEAVKGSEIAYFTLGLPMNSDLWEKQFLLITRNVIEACKVNGTKLVFFDNTYMYPQDARILTEQTPFAPVGRKGRVRQAMADLLLEAIKAGEIEAVICRAPEFYGPGKTQSITNSLIFNNIKENKKLRIPLRDDKLRSLIWTPDASRATALIGNTPDAYNQTWHLPIDDNRLTYKQFITLASTIYGKDLKYAVIPKFIFKIGAIFNNRIKELQELLPRYEYDNIFDDSKFKKRFPDFQATTYQEGIEQIANEQQTSAQ
- a CDS encoding 4'-phosphopantetheinyl transferase family protein — encoded protein: MNNGRIILKRENNNFNTGFCIIKSDLPDLIKKIPLLHPEEKAYYNTLKFDKRKMSYLLGRIASKKAVCELTEENNMPSVLISTGIFQFPVVKTTRHQNIQVSISHADDIGIALAFPEEHPLGIDLEKVNPDKIDTIKSQLGASEIALITACHLSLPVGCTTIWTIKEGLSKILKTGLMMNFQLLEIQTLEKHGNVYTSTFRHFPQYKAISCLVSDYICSIILPKNTTPELDLLWDAYLNTLQL